One Apteryx mantelli isolate bAptMan1 chromosome Z, bAptMan1.hap1, whole genome shotgun sequence genomic window, AAGAAGCTGATATCTAAGAATGGAAAATAACTTCTACATACGTATACTCTAATAATAGCATGTTTGTTGCAACTGATTTTATCAAACATTTAGAATCTGACTTAAATATGCAAATAGTGTTTTAAATACtttagaagtttaaaaaaatgttaattttttttctctttctaaaggGAAAATAGTAATGGAATTCATATCTTTATTCATACAGATTTCTGTGGTTCTCCCTCAACTCTCCCTCTCTTTCCGTAGAAGTTACCTAAATGCTCAGTTTACCAAATACAGGAACAGATGTTTAATATGGAGTAGGATAGGGGAATGTCATGGGGAAAGAGCTAGTCAGTATGAAGCTAAGCATATTTTGCTTGATGTTTAGCTATCGAAATAAGAACACACATTTCTTTTGGACTGAGGAGTGCTGACTACTTACACCTAATTATGCTCATTCATTATTGAATGGTCAGGCTATATTGGCCCCCAAAGTATTCTAACACAGTACTTAAAGTGGGAGAAGttgctgatttcagtggaactaGACAAAAGCCCATTGTTAAAATGACAATCTTTTGTAAGCATTTGAACAGGAGCTCTAGTCTATGCCTGTGTCTCCGTTCTGAGAAAGCatttaagcatatatttaaattTCAGCCTGTGACTAATCTGGATTCAAAGTAAACATATACTGAAGTGTTTTTTGTAGATGTACTAGCTTTTCTAGCTTTTCCTTTACTGTCAGTCTCTTTAACATGGCCAATATCTATCTGTCTGGAATAGGAATTGAGGACTTGCTGGGCAGCGTGGATCTGCACTGCTAATGTGTTGCAGGATCTTACCAAATACTTGCAAGTATAGTGTGCAGTTGCTGAAAGCAGATCATTGTTCTTGCATAGCCACCTCATTTTGCCTGTGCAGAGGTCTTAACGTACAAACTCTAGGGAAAAATGTGAAATCTTGACTCCTCCCTATAGAATATGTCTTATTTTTATCTCATTGCCTGTTGCATGGCTGGCATATGGTTCGGGCACGGACTGAGACAGAGATCAGAACGCATTTCTGAGAGGTCAGCTTGTTCTGCACCTGAGGCCCGTACCTCGTCTCTGCTAATGGCTGAGTCTCCAGAGGTGACACAGGGCATAAGCAGAATTTAAATTGCCCAAACCTACACCATAATGCCCACTGTCCTGTTCAAGTTGGAACACTTTACAGTGCATATGGAATCCAAAACTTCAGGACAAAAATCATTTTTACAAGAGGAAAACCTTGAATTGCCAATGCTGGGAATGTATGTTTCTAGGCTCACCAGTATGACGAAGTGGTTGTCTGACTGTTATGCAATTAAATGGATTAAAGAAACTCGGATGAGGGAATTCTTTTGTTTCTGCACATACAATGCACTGAACAGTCTCTAGCAGACTCTCCTCGGTTTTGCTGCCACTTGATGTCACATTATCTACCTAGCATCAGTCTGTGCAACACAGTTTATACCTTTTCACAGGGTGCTCAGCTGTCCCGTAAGCTCTCAGTGAGCAGAAATTGTTGCATTCTGGATATCAGAATGTCACTGGCTGATCATAACATTTTTCTTAACCAGTAAATATTGCATGGGCTTCATCCTGTAGTGGTGGAGCTCTATTGGGATTGGGTTCAGGCCTCTTGATGAGAGAAATTTGGAGCTCTGTTCCAATCTCCTTGCTCTTGCTCCTACTGCTTTTCCCACAGATTTCCACCACTGGCAAAGATGACAGAGGCTTGAATGTTACGTTTATCATGTTATGTCCAGTTCCACTAAGAACCTGACTGATTTTGCACAATTCACCAAATAAcattcaggtaaaaaaaaaagtttttatgctGGTTTGGGATAGATTCTAAATTTCAAGCtagaggaggaaggctctctaCTTTACTTCTGCCTTGCACATTTGATGCACTGTGGGCTTTTGCTTAGTCAGATCCTCGCTTTCCTGATCTCTAAGGTTCTGCAACACTTGtgtcaaaatggagaaaaaatggaTCATAGGTTTTCAAGCAGGATTTTCCCCTGACAAGGATGCTGCCAGTGACTTCCAGGCAAGGGGAAGAAgcagagcaaagaggaagaaataagaTAAAGAAAATGCTATAGCAGGATAAAAGCAAGACAATGCAAAAGATGGGCAAACAGGAGAGTGATGATGTAAGACTAGCctgtggagagagagaaatagccCTAGATGATAAGTTGTCTTGAAGATCAGCTATATTGCATTCGAGTAATAAGGATTTTCTATTTTCTGTGAACTTTTAGAATCAGTTCTTTTCTAAGCAGTGGTGCAGCAGTTTTCATGATAAATCAAATAGAAAATGTCTGGACTTCTCTTTCCTATTCCCTGAGTATATAAAGACAGAATCAAAGTCACCACTTTGGGTGTCAGAATCAGTCAGTGGGCCAGATTTTGCTCTCAGTTTCACTGATGCAAATGCATTTGGCTAAGAatcctcctttcttttctatttctttgcttctgtatTTGTGTGTGGCCCTTTTTACAGCCCATCAGTCATAGAACAAACATGCAAACTACACCTTAGCAGTGCGGAAAAGGAATGTTGCAAGTTCTGCCTGTGTAACATTTGTTATAGAAAACATGAAAGAACTTCAGCTTCAAAACTTTCAGTAAAGATTGTTGTAGCTTAgaccctctccccctcctcacccCTCAATATTCCTCTTATGATGAAACTTCTGTTTTGTCTCAACAAGATATCAGGTGGAGACAGATGTGTAAATaagttttaatatgtattttcccATGTTGTGTTTGTAAGTGATATTTAGTTGCTCATTATGAACTGAGCAatggctttttaattaaaatcaggtACCAGATTTCTCCATCCTTTGAATGTCCTCTGCTTTCTGTTAGCTAACTCCTCCTCCTAagtaaaaaaccccaaagcaacacaaaataaaaccaaGCCCTTTTTGAGGCACTCATGGCATTAAAGATGCCCAAGATTGTTAATATGGACAGgtggagaaatatttttcatgataGGTTTGTTTGCTGTTTGAAAAGTGGTTGTTGAAACACTTAAAAATTTCACTGCGTGTCTGTCAATGAAATCCAGCTAACTAGTGGTAATGGAgccatgaaataaaaaaaaatttttttgctttgctaacagggttttcagctgatttttttaatataatcttgCTGATCTTGGTGCAGTCTGTAACATATAGCACATCCAAAGCATGTATACATGTTACTGTATACACTGTATACAGACTGTACACAGAATACCTGCACTGCAAGAGGCTGGGCATTTCATGTAAATTGACAACTTCAGGCAGTAGATTTTATTGCCATTTCTTTATTAAATGCAAAGTACATTAAAGGGTGAAAGACAGAGGTTTCAAATGCATGAAAGTTAGAAAATACACACTTATTGTGTCACAATCAAGCTGTCCAAACGGTCCAGTTGCTGAGACTTCATTTCCTAAAGCTTACCAGTTCCCTCCACCTGTAAAATCAGGAGTTCTGCTGCAGAGAAACTACCGAGTTTTTCAGGTATCTAGAGATGTACCTGGCACCTCATTTATTTTCAGGGTTGTTTGCAGAAATCTAGATACAGAAGAGTGCAGTATATACTCAACATGCAGTCAGGACCCAAACAGCTGGAGTAGGTTCTTGGTCAGAAATATTCATCCATGTAGAGCTCGGTTTAAATGTTCAGCACAAGAATGTCAGAAGCCTGAGTCACAAATACCTGTCTAATGACTCCATGCTTGAGAGTATAAACTGCAAATGCTGTTAATGTAGGGTGCTCTATCCTGGCCCTGTTCAGGTCACGTCTGCTCTGAAAGCAGACTTGCAGTTTCATCCCTGAAGAAATAAAGCTGCTAAAGCTCAGCGTGGGAATACCTCTTTTACCACTATCATAAAGCTATTTTATAATGTATATTGCAAAACAAGGTTTTGTTACACAAGCACAAAGTAGGAAATTGGCTGGTCAAAATCCAGTCTGTAAATCTCCCCCTATGGTTTTTCTTATCCACAGAACATACTGTTTTGTGAGTCGAGTGTAGATACCAGGGCCGTCAACAACACCGCACTTTTTGGCCTTTCCAAAAGAAGTGATGCCTACCATCACATTATTGCATATTAAAGGTCCGCCTGAATCcccctggaaaaaggaaaaaaaagtcattgaaaTTTACCAAAGCTTAAAAATCCTTCTCTTGCTTAAATCTTGTTccggaaggaaaaggaagaagcaaaaatGTAGACAGTggtattgttttttttctccttaaaaggtAAGTTTTTCACTAGCTGAAAGAAAAAGACTTAAATCTGATCTTTGACATATGAGTTATGTGAACTAAATCTAGGTCACTGCTAAGGAATAGTTATATAGTGtttctgaatatgaaaaaaaaaaaggaaactttcctCTTGAAAGACAGAAAGTTTCTGGAAATTTGTACCTTTTTTGTAACTTCATTAATTCAGtatttaaatcttttaaagtGTTGTTATTCTTTCACAGTTATTTATTTGACttggtgcccagtgaaaatggTTTTTATCAAAAAAACATGTTTCAAAGCCCTCTGACACCAGAGAAGTTCCTCTGTTCAATTTAGTTGCTTGAGAGTGGGCCCATTAAGAATAAGTTATTTTGTGGAGATTTTTCTATTAAGCATCGTTTTGTGGAGGAAGAGAATAGCTATCATCTGCCATGCTTGGATAAAAACACAAAATCTAAAGTCTGCGAAGGTGAATTTATCAGTTTGAAGCTTTGATTTCAAGGCTTTGATAAACAAACCTTTGCTAAATTCACTCATTTTTAGTAAATTCTTTATTGAACTGAAGATGGGCAGAAGTTAGAAGACTGTAAAAGCTAGTgttttatattttagttttagTATTCTCTAGGTGGATACAACCAGTAAATATACTTACAAAACATGAGTCCTTTCCTCCTGTCTTAGACCCAGCGCATATCATATTCTCTGTTATATTAGGGCTGCCATTATAATGCTTCCAATCGTTGCATATTCTTCTATTGATGATGGTGACGTTGACTGCCCTTAGTGTAGAGGAAGCCTTTTTCTCTTTATTCTGAGTTTGTCCCCATCCTGCTACTGTACAACTTGTTTCTGGTTTGGGATCAACACCTGAGTTAGGCAACTGAATGACATCCACAGCTTTATtaagttttgctctttttttaagcTGTGGAAGATATGGAAAATAGTTATTATGGAGATAAGATTAATAGAGACCCCTGCAATGTTAATCACTGGATCTTTTCCATCAAGATAGTGAAGGATTATTGCAATCCTTTTGAGATACTTCAATTGTTTGTAGCAGGATTTGTCTAATCAATGAGGTAACGATGGAATTAGGGAAATGAGTGTCCTTTGTCCCATGAAACCCCATTCAGTGTCTGCCGAAATGTTAGCTCTTAAAAAAAGCCCTGCTTCTCTTCTCTGGCTCTTATACTATTCGGACCCTAAAAAGAGTGAATCTGAGCCTTTTAGCTAGGACAAAATAGCAGCAATCACTGTAGCTGGCAAAGCTGAGAATGGGAGAAATCAtaaattttttattaaaactgtttttcagacAGAACATTGGAGTTCTTAGCCAGCTTATTTTAATATGTGAAATATGCAGCTTTCTGTGAACAATCTTTATTATTTCATTGAAAAGGCAGAGGCAGACATATGTTGGCCAAGCTCcagaatttttatatttttagcttTGGTATGCATTACAGGAATAGTAGTTTGAATGCCTTAGTCCCCAATTCACATTGGGCTAGATTTGCAGACCAGACTATGTCACCCAGGAAGTAAAGTCTCCAGAAATTCCCTTGACTCATCTCCTTTCCTCATAAGGAGGAAGAAAGTGGTACATCATAGAAGATGCATACTCCTTAAGTGGTGTCTAACTAAGTTTATACCTGCAGCAGCATTAAATCGTTTTCCTTAGTATTAGGACAGTAGCACGGGTAGGGAATTCGTTTTGCAATCTGAAAACGTTGTTgttgtctctctttttttgcccATGAATGAGCTCCAAGAATAacgttgctttttttcctgagaagaaaGACAATATGGTTAATAGGAGTCACTTGCTCTGAGTCTGTAATTCCTTGCTGTTAAATGTGGTGCTATAATGACCACTTGCTACAGGGCCTCTTGCTTCATGCCTGAAAAGCAACAGTATGTTAGAGAAATATACAACTTTACCATGTTTTCACAAATAGTTAAACAAATTGAGTCAGTGAATCAAGATTTGTGTTGTTCTATTTTCACCTTCCCAGGAGCACAGACAAGGCTCAAGCGCTTGACTCTGAACTGACCCCTTTGGTTCCATTTGGGAACCGAATGGATAGTGGCTGCATCAGCTTTGCTGATGGCAGTGATCTCACCAAGTGTGTCCCTCTGCCATTTGTACTGGAAGCTTAGCAGAAGAGCTCACAGCACTGTTAGGTCAGAAATGATCACGACTGGACCGAATTGTGCCATTGCTTTGCCCTAACACCTGATGTAGTTTTCAACACCATTTTCTGAGTCCACATGAGATGCATCTCACTTACTTCCTCTCAGTTGTTCTGCAGCTTCACATACTTACTAGATACTGAAGAGGTGAGAGAGTTGTGCCTGCTGGGGCGCTCTGGTATAGAAACCGGGAGTCTGCCCTCTTTGGTCAAGCAAGATGCACCTTTATATCAGACCACAGATGTGGCTGTTTCTGTGAGAAAAATGTACACTACAACTGAATGGGAGGATATTTTTTGAGCAGGTGTATAGGATGGCACTTTTTTTAATTGCCTCTTACCGCAACAGGCAAAACCCTGAGGAAATGGtcagtctttttctttcagctgttaAGCTCTGTCTAACTGTTGACTGAGTGTCATTAGGttgattatttttgtattttctcttaACTGAGGTCTCAAAAAGCATCATTCTTTGCCTTGTGTTAATCTTACGGCTTTTGAGCCCTATGCCCTCTTTGTAGTAGGTCTGGTATATCCCCTGTTCGGATGGTGACAGGAGGAATTGATACGTTTCTCTGCGGTCTGTAGAGTCCGGTGATTCACTGGGCCCGGGAAGGCTGTTGACAGAGCCTGTGTGAGGTctggctcagcagcagctccaggcctCCCTCCCTGCAAGGACAGCGGGTGGGACGTATGATTCAAACCTCACGTCTCGCCTTGCTGGGGAAGAGTCTTCTGGGCCAaacagccgtttgcatcttgagTCAGACGGGAAGAAGAAAGGCTGGCTGACAAGCTAACATATAGTTATTCTGTCAAGTCGGGGTCTCTGAACATCTGTCATCTATCTGGAggattttttctcctttatatCTGCATGCTGTCTC contains:
- the GZMA gene encoding granzyme A; translation: MGTFFTLSTSFAVILLVIPGGLCVDIIGGDEVTPHSKPFMALIKGKNGPVCGGALIKPNWVLTAAHCETKKSNVILGAHSWAKKERQQQRFQIAKRIPYPCYCPNTKENDLMLLQLKKRAKLNKAVDVIQLPNSGVDPKPETSCTVAGWGQTQNKEKKASSTLRAVNVTIINRRICNDWKHYNGSPNITENMICAGSKTGGKDSCFGDSGGPLICNNVMVGITSFGKAKKCGVVDGPGIYTRLTKQYVLWIRKTIGGDLQTGF